In the genome of Danio rerio strain Tuebingen ecotype United States chromosome 23, GRCz12tu, whole genome shotgun sequence, one region contains:
- the lima1a gene encoding LIM domain and actin-binding protein 1a isoform X1 has translation MEPGTKESLECGVKMLDSTPLRDRMAMYQAAVTKLDFPSSPNSEAADSEARAHSGKQKENVPPVSADVCPESNTIKSPAPDRNGSVLSPEQNQPKLVKMFPLPVRETCVTCLKTVYPLEKLVANQQIYHNTCFRCAYCNTKLSLVNYASLHNNVYCKPHYCQLFKAKGNYDEGFGHRPHKELWEGRPEGADDQVKLSPQETSLTVEESPLVKVNVLAATLETRTQATSERVEKPLETGRLKISWPPQSEGDESATHTVTDGSGIKPIRPKWPPEGDTVSSNVDLESDLPKLRRSVSLKERSKPFCIFNSAPVAQPKRCQRSLSNEKPDSEEEMSPVSSTTDTTISSEDMTEHNQSEEEDQDKTKEDEQMEHEEKVDVQEEELSSLKCSTPDNSPPLSPESESGLDPEENQASQDVGFWDGEEAEEDTADVTVEDLIKRNRHYDDEDDEDVV, from the exons ATGGAGCCAGGAACTAAAG AAAGTCTGGAGTGTGgggtaaaaatgctggattcaaCCCCTCTCAGGGACAGGATGGCCATGTACCAGGCAGCTGTGACTAAGCTTGATTTCCCATCCTCCCCCAAT AGTGAAGCAGCAGACAGTGAAGCCCGAGCTCACAGTGGAAAACAAAAGGAAAATGTGCCACCAGTGTCTGCTGATGTG TGCCCCGAATCCAACACTATCAAAAGTCCTGCTCCAGACAGGAATG GTTCTGTTTTAAGTCCTGAGCAAAACCAGCCTAAATTGGTTAAG ATGTTCCCTTTGCCTGTCCGTGAAACCTGCGTGACGTGCCTTAAGACTGTGTACCCACTAGAGAAACTTGTAGCGAATCAGCAGATTTACCACAACACCTGTTTCCGCTGTGCCTACTGCAACACTAAACTCAG TTTGGTGAACTACGCCTCTTTGCACAACAACGTCTACTGCAAGCCACACTACTGCCAGCTGTTTAAAGCCAAGGGCAACTACGATGAGGGTTTCGGCCACCGACCCCATAAGGAGCTTTGGGAAGGACGCCCCGAAGGAGCTGACGACCAAGTAAAGCTTTCACCTCAAGAAACGAGCCTAACAGTGGAGGAGTCTCCATTGGTCAAGGTCAACGTGCTTGCGGCCACTTTAGAGACCCGGACCCAGGCCACGTCAGAGAGGGTGGAGAAGCCATTGGAAACGGGACGACTCAAGATCTCCTGGCCTCCGCAGTCTGAAGGGGATGAGAGTGCAACCCACACAGTAACTGATGGCAGTGGAATCAAACCCATTCGCCCTAAATGGCCTCCAGAGGGCGACACTGTATCAAGCAATGTGGACCTGGAATCTGATCTTCCAAAGCTTCGCAGGAGCGTCTCCCTTAAGGAGAGAAGCAAACCGTTTTGCATCTTCAACTCCGCACCCGTCGCTCAACCCAAGAGATGCCAAAGATCTTTGTCAAATGAGAAACCAGACTCCGAGGAGGAAATGTCACCCGTGTCTTCCACCACAGACACCACCATTTCTTCTGAGGACATGACTGAACACAATCAGTCGGAGGAGGAGGACCAGGATAAGACCAAGGAGGATGAACAGATGGAGCATGAGGAGAAAGTTGATGTGCAGGAGGAGGAACTGTCTTCTCTGAAATGCAGCACGCCGGATAACAGCCCGCCATTGTCACCTGAGAGCGAGTCTGGATTGGATCCCGAAGAGAACCAGGCTTCgcaagatgttggattttgggaTGGAGAAGAAGCGGAGGAAGACACCGCTGATGTCACTGTGGAGGACTTGATTAAGAGGAACCGTCattatgatgatgaggatgatgaagatgtggTCTGA
- the lima1a gene encoding LIM domain and actin-binding protein 1a (The RefSeq protein has 6 substitutions compared to this genomic sequence), whose protein sequence is MSVSSFRRGQWASQSLRVTAKELSIVGVRGKNTAIAERFSKYQKAAEETSLDKKKSPEKSTPGLRNGNLSVLKQLWEHPAETPTSPEPKAHLQNHLQQSAVKIPLESTDVQLIEGTDQQCLSDSDQPMEKRTQRDVETLIEKPTVPLNSLKMMFEKGETLHSNVSREPGTTGDSGSDNMEPGTKESLECGVKMLDSTPLRDRMAMYQAAVTKLDFPSSPNSEAADSEARAHSGKQKENVPPVSADVCPESNTIKSPAPDRNGSVLSPEQNQPKLVKMFPLPVRETCVTCLKTVYPLEKLVANQQIYHNTCFRCAYCNTKLSLVNYASLHNNVYCKPHYCQLFKAKGNYDEGFGHRPHKELWEGRPEGVDDQVKLSPQETSLTVEESPLVKVNVLAATLETRTQATSERVEKPLETGRLKISWPPQSEGDESATHTVTDGSGIKPIRPKWPPEGDTVSSNVDLESDLPKLRRSVSLKERSKPFCIFDSAPVAQPKRCQRSPSNEKPDSEEEMSPVSSTTDTTISSEDMTEHNQSEEEDQDKTKEDEQMEHEEKVDVQEEELSSLKCSTPDNSPPLSPESESGLDPEENQASQDVGFWDGEEAEEDTADVTVEDLIKRNRHYDDEDDEDVV, encoded by the exons ATGGCAGTGAGTTCATTTCGGCGTGGTCAATGGGCCTCCCAGTCATTGCGAGTGACGGCAAAGGAGCTCTCCATAGTCGGTGTGCGGGGCAAAAACACAGCCATTGCTGAGCGCTTTTCCAA GTACCAGAAGGCAGCAGAAGAAACAAGTTTGGACAAGAAAAAA TCTCCGGAGAAATCGACTCCAGGCCTTCGCAACGGCAATCTGAGTGTCCTAAAGCAGCTCTGGGAACATCCAGCCGAAACGCCTACATCTCCAGAACCCAAAGCACACCTCCAGAACCATCTGCAACAGTCTGCTGTAAAAATCCCACTGGAGTCCACTAACGTCCAGCTTATTGAGGGCACAGACCAGCAGTGTTTGAGCAACAGTGATCAGCCAATGGAGAAGCGGACGCAAAGAGATGTGGAGACCCTCATCGAAAAGCCCACCGTCCCCCTCAACAGCCTGAAGATGATGTTCGAGAAAGGAGAGACCCTTCATAGTAAT GTGTCCAGAGAGCCTGGGACAACAGGAGACAGTGGATCTGACAATATGGAGCCAGGAACTAAAG AAAGTCTGGAGTGTGgggtaaaaatgctggattcaaCCCCTCTCAGGGACAGGATGGCCATGTACCAGGCAGCTGTGACTAAGCTTGATTTCCCATCCTCCCCCAAT AGTGAAGCAGCAGACAGTGAAGCCCGAGCTCACAGTGGAAAACAAAAGGAAAATGTGCCACCAGTGTCTGCTGATGTG TGCCCCGAATCCAACACTATCAAAAGTCCTGCTCCAGACAGGAATG GTTCTGTTTTAAGTCCTGAGCAAAACCAGCCTAAATTGGTTAAG ATGTTCCCTTTGCCTGTCCGTGAAACCTGCGTGACGTGCCTTAAGACTGTGTACCCACTAGAGAAACTTGTAGCGAATCAGCAGATTTACCACAACACCTGTTTCCGCTGTGCCTACTGCAACACTAAACTCAG TTTGGTGAACTACGCCTCTTTGCACAACAACGTCTACTGCAAGCCACACTACTGCCAGCTGTTTAAAGCCAAGGGCAACTACGATGAGGGTTTCGGCCACCGACCCCATAAGGAGCTTTGGGAAGGACGCCCCGAAGGAGCTGACGACCAAGTAAAGCTTTCACCTCAAGAAACGAGCCTAACAGTGGAGGAGTCTCCATTGGTCAAGGTCAACGTGCTTGCGGCCACTTTAGAGACCCGGACCCAGGCCACGTCAGAGAGGGTGGAGAAGCCATTGGAAACGGGACGACTCAAGATCTCCTGGCCTCCGCAGTCTGAAGGGGATGAGAGTGCAACCCACACAGTAACTGATGGCAGTGGAATCAAACCCATTCGCCCTAAATGGCCTCCAGAGGGCGACACTGTATCAAGCAATGTGGACCTGGAATCTGATCTTCCAAAGCTTCGCAGGAGCGTCTCCCTTAAGGAGAGAAGCAAACCGTTTTGCATCTTCAACTCCGCACCCGTCGCTCAACCCAAGAGATGCCAAAGATCTTTGTCAAATGAGAAACCAGACTCCGAGGAGGAAATGTCACCCGTGTCTTCCACCACAGACACCACCATTTCTTCTGAGGACATGACTGAACACAATCAGTCGGAGGAGGAGGACCAGGATAAGACCAAGGAGGATGAACAGATGGAGCATGAGGAGAAAGTTGATGTGCAGGAGGAGGAACTGTCTTCTCTGAAATGCAGCACGCCGGATAACAGCCCGCCATTGTCACCTGAGAGCGAGTCTGGATTGGATCCCGAAGAGAACCAGGCTTCgcaagatgttggattttgggaTGGAGAAGAAGCGGAGGAAGACACCGCTGATGTCACTGTGGAGGACTTGATTAAGAGGAACCGTCattatgatgatgaggatgatgaagatgtggTCTGA